One Trichoderma asperellum chromosome 5, complete sequence genomic region harbors:
- a CDS encoding uncharacterized protein (SECRETED:SignalP(1-18)~EggNog:ENOG41~antiSMASH:Cluster_5.1): MYASVIFYTLAALNGIMASPVQEAEVEPRAIGPRAPSLGDIPFPAMPVRNHNSNAMGPSGSDCGTNTQTNACSAGSPYCCSSDGNGGHICSNTTACQQTIICCNNNNGFQICIGELDFNMPITINVYE, translated from the exons ATGTATGCTTCTGTGATATTCTATACCCTTGCTGCCCTTAATGGCATCATGGCATCTCCAGTCCAAGAGGCTGAGGTCGAACCACGAGCCATTGGGCCTCGTGCGCCATCACTTGGAGATATTCCATTTCCAGCGATGCCTGTCCGCAACCACAACAGCAACGCAATGG GACCAAGCGGAAGCGACTGTGGCACGAACACACAGACAAATGCCTGTTCTGCAGGAAGCCCatactgctgcagcagcgatggAAATGGCG GTCACATTTGCTCCAACACCACCGCCTGCCAACAGACTATAATTTGCTGTAACAATAACAACGGT TTCCAAATCTGCATCGGCGAGCTTGATTTCAACATGCCAATCACTATCAATGTCTATGAGTGA
- a CDS encoding uncharacterized protein (EggNog:ENOG41~TransMembrane:11 (o39-60i80-102o108-133i145-165o177-197i218-244o256-275i287-305o311-334i346-367o379-397i)~SMCOG1137:Major facilitator superfamily MFS 1~antiSMASH:Cluster_5.1), which produces MPFNDGSATTSDNDKSTAGNAAAQQPLRPHPPPNGGLTAWIQVLGAHFLFFNSWGLVNSFGVFQTYYQDDLLKLSNASDISWIGTFQAFLLVALSVIVGPIFDRGYSRTLIIIFLAQGLTVGLGTGFIFLPSVAIVTTYFTTKRALAIGITASGGSLGSVIYPIVFERLQPRIGFPWATRVLGFISLATLIVSIAVMRTRLPPPKQARALLDLHAFQSIPYSFYSLGLFLSFAGLYIPIFYIIIWAQRHANVDSTLSFYLLAILNASSIFGRIIPGLIADKYGSLETAIAYTLVAGTLGYVAIVIKNLGGLLVFAILYGFVSGAVVSLPSAIVASLTPDMKLVGTWMGQSFFLAALGVLIGSPIAGTSINVPENKFSDGFIFSATLVMAAGVSYCLAKALKTKE; this is translated from the exons ATGCCTTTTAACGATGGCTCAGCCACAACCAGCGACAACGACAAGTCCACTGCAGGCAATGCTGCGGCGCAGCAACCACTGCGGCCCCATCCTCCCCCAAATGGCGGCCTTACGGCTTGGATCCAAGTGCTTGGAGcacattttctctttttcaattCATG GGGTCTCGTGAACTCCTTTGGCGTCTTTCAGACCTATTATCAGGATGATCTTCTGAAGTTGTCCAACGCTTCTGACATCTCATGGATCGGAACCTTCCAGGCCTTCTTGCTTGTAGCACTTAGTGTCATTGTAGGCCCAATTTTTGACCGTGGCTACTCTCGAACACTCATCATC ATATTTCTCGCACAAGGATTAACCGTTGGCCTTGGCACTGGCTTTATCTTTTTGCCCAGCGTGGCTATTGTTACTACGTACTTCACAACTAAGCGAGCTCTAGCTATTGGAATTACTGCTTCCGGTGGCAGTTTGGGAAGCGTCATATATCCTATTGTTTTTGAGCGGCTCCAACCTAGAATCGGCTTTCCTTGGGCTACCAGGGTTCTCGGGTTTATTTCTCTGGCAACACTTATAGTCAGTATTGCGGTGATGAGAACGCGTCTGCCTCCGCCTAAACAAGCCCGTGCATTGCTCGATCTACACGCTTTTCAGAGCATTCCGTATTCCTTTTACAGTCTTGGTCTCTTCCTGTCTTTCGCAGGTTTATACATACCGATATTCTACATTATTATTTGGGCGCAGCGACATGCAAACGTTGATTCCACATTATCATTCTATCTTTTGGCGATCTTAAACGCATCTTCAATCTTCGGAAGAATAATTCCCGGCCTCATAGCTGATAAGTATGGGTCATTAGAAACGGCTATTGCCTATACCTTGGTCGCCGGCACCCTTGGATATGTCGCAATTGTTATCAAGAACTTAGGCGGTCTCCTTGTATTTGCCATATTATACGGTTTTGTTTCTGGGGCAGTTGTCTCGCTGCCCTCTGCCATTGTTGCTTCCCTAACACCCGATATGAAATTGGTCGGCACGTGGATGGGACAGTCATTTTTCCTTGCGGCACTTGGTGTCTTAATCGGTAGCCCTATTGCTGGAACTAGTATCAATGTCCCCGAAAATAAGTTCTCCGACGGATTTATCTTTTCTGCCACCCTTGTTATGGCTGCTGGCGTGTCTTATTGCCTAGCCAAGGCGCTGAAAACTAAAGAGTAG
- a CDS encoding uncharacterized protein (antiSMASH:Cluster_5.1~SECRETED:SignalP(1-19)), with protein sequence MQFTTAIALLLSAATGAIAAPGGSWGHPAPPPPPPPPPLPLLLLSPRTWAPTPTPSPTIVAMVPRPTAATL encoded by the coding sequence ATGCAATTCACTACTGCcatcgctcttcttctcagcgCCGCCACTGGTGCCATTGCAGCTCCCGGTGGTAGCTGGGGCCATCCtgctccaccaccacctcccccccctccccccctccccctcctccttctcagccCCAGAACGTGGgcaccaacaccaacacccaGTCCAACTATTGTGGCAATGGTGCCGCGCCCTACTGCTGCAACGCTGTAA